The Bubalus bubalis isolate 160015118507 breed Murrah chromosome 18, NDDB_SH_1, whole genome shotgun sequence genome contains a region encoding:
- the LOC102409492 gene encoding uncharacterized protein LOC102409492, with protein sequence MCTEQPSTVNWTECDARWPFTCRHTSPGRAFLTSTPAALRAAPVPPPRSPALPSQADLAALGSPASCLLGEGAAWWPGVDEGSCITRPDVGTDAQSPGGREPGARLHGVGVSLAFIAVGGTNGTTFPSGPRAPPYRGLLSRHREAGGGEARCLLGLVVRWAALGALRSRFEFRPPAFGSERRQTVRASGRACGAMMLPLSTIEGQETEEVQTRPPEKGALPSENPDDLLNKEEGKMSAKFLPICPLPSVCFAYYLETDDSDSDSQSDPDTLKPGSSCTSPSKPGVDHEEIQAWECPLCCLSILCLS encoded by the exons GTCGCGCCTTCCTGACAAGCACCCCCGCTGCCCTCAGAGCGGCCCCTGTCCCGCCGCCCCGGTCTCCCGCGCTGCCGTCCCAAGCTGACCTCGCCgctctggggtctcctgcgtcCTGCCTT TTAGGAGAAGGCGCCGCTTGGTGGCCTGGTGTCGATGAGGGCAGCTGCATCACGAGACCCGACGTTGGAACGGACGCCCAGAGCCCCGGGGGCCGCGAGCCGGGAGCCCGCCTGCACGGCGTGGGGGTGAGCCTGGCGTTCATCGCTGTCGGCGGCACCAACGG gactacatttcccagcggTCCTCGCGCACCACCCTACCGCGGGCTCCTTAGCAGACACAGGGAGGCTGGCGGCGGCGAGGCGCGGTGCCTTCTGGGACTTGTAGTTCGGTGGGCGGCGCTGGGCGCACTTAGGTCCAGGTTTGAATTCCGCCCACCCGCATTCGGCTCAGAGAGGAGGCAGACAGTGCGGGCGAGCG GGAGGGCCTGTGGTGCCATGATGCTGCCTCTGAGCACCATCGAGGGCCAGGAGACGGAGGAGGTGCAGACCAGGCCTCCGGAGAAAGGAG CCCTGCCTTCTGAGAACCCTGATGATCTGCTAAACAAAGAGGAGGGGAAGATGTCAGCCAAGTTCCTGCCCATCTGTCCCTTG CCGAGTGTCTGCTTCGCTTACTACCTGGAAACGGATGACTCTGACTCTGATTCCCAGTCTGACCCTGACACCTTGAAACCCGGCTCGAGCTGCACCTCCCCCTCCAAGCCTGGCGTGGACCACGAGGAGATCCAGGCGTGGGAGTGTCCCCTGTGCTGTCTCAGCATCCTCTGCCTCTCCTAG